In Nostoc sp. CENA543, a single genomic region encodes these proteins:
- a CDS encoding biopolymer transporter ExbD: MKINLNKPTEEVQVQIIPLIDVIFCILAFFLLAALQFTRQQAINVDLPQASTTTASGIDSAGGSRIVTIDAVGNIYVEQQLVPKAELQEKLREFLQVNPNGVLILNASRTATYNDVIETLDLLRQVGGNRVSLGIIPTSSAPATNSPYFPTNPNFPVAPGTAPLPETNPNPNIPAIPNQFPLPTAPNQPPTEQGVSPIVPNDPNAPGATPAP, translated from the coding sequence ATGAAAATTAACCTTAATAAACCTACTGAAGAAGTTCAAGTTCAAATCATTCCTCTTATCGATGTCATTTTTTGCATCTTGGCATTTTTTCTGTTAGCAGCTTTGCAATTTACTAGACAACAAGCAATCAACGTGGATTTGCCTCAAGCGAGTACAACTACTGCATCTGGAATTGATTCAGCAGGTGGTAGTCGAATTGTGACAATTGATGCTGTAGGTAATATCTATGTAGAACAACAACTAGTACCAAAAGCAGAACTACAGGAAAAATTACGGGAATTTCTGCAAGTTAATCCCAATGGCGTTTTAATTCTGAATGCTTCTCGCACAGCTACATACAATGATGTAATTGAAACGTTAGATTTATTGCGACAAGTGGGAGGTAATCGCGTTTCTTTAGGAATTATCCCAACCTCTTCTGCACCCGCTACAAACTCACCTTATTTCCCTACTAATCCTAACTTCCCCGTCGCACCTGGTACAGCACCACTACCAGAAACCAACCCTAACCCCAACATCCCCGCCATCCCTAATCAATTCCCTTTACCCACAGCACCCAATCAGCCACCAACAGAACAAGGCGTTTCCCCTATAGTTCCTAACGATCCTAACGCCCCTGGTGCTACACCTGCACCTTAA
- a CDS encoding DUF1995 family protein, translating to MSELPNSLEDAIAQAREATKAALADGCSRIQVELLFPELKFMPVAEQFLPVFAEYESRLKVFFADAGAAGLARRDWADKPFKILDIGTGRAASIQSKIESEDEIFLFIAPTSVEVPQLEKICEIIGDRPYIMLNPRLEDSGTVGIGYAARQTRKRFISTIEPCYYLRPVDDETAVFRCYPGLWEIWVENSGKWSKIAELPNKPSGDEIDLILAKGQAQTSPDSVATPGKKPNMFKSLQRFIKALNS from the coding sequence ATGTCGGAATTACCGAATTCTTTAGAAGATGCGATCGCCCAAGCGCGAGAAGCCACCAAAGCCGCTTTAGCAGACGGTTGTAGCCGGATTCAAGTGGAGTTACTGTTTCCAGAACTCAAGTTTATGCCTGTGGCGGAACAGTTTCTACCCGTCTTTGCCGAATATGAATCTCGCTTGAAAGTCTTTTTTGCTGATGCTGGTGCGGCGGGTTTAGCCCGACGTGATTGGGCAGATAAACCATTTAAAATTCTGGATATTGGTACAGGTAGAGCCGCTTCTATCCAGTCCAAAATTGAGTCAGAGGACGAAATTTTCTTATTTATCGCCCCTACATCCGTAGAAGTTCCACAACTGGAAAAGATTTGTGAAATAATAGGCGATCGCCCCTATATCATGTTAAACCCTCGCCTAGAAGATTCCGGTACAGTGGGTATTGGTTACGCCGCCAGACAAACCCGCAAACGTTTCATCAGCACCATCGAACCTTGCTATTACCTACGTCCCGTCGATGATGAAACTGCCGTCTTCCGTTGCTATCCTGGATTGTGGGAAATTTGGGTAGAAAATAGCGGCAAATGGTCAAAAATCGCCGAATTGCCCAATAAACCATCAGGCGATGAAATAGATTTAATCCTCGCCAAAGGACAAGCGCAAACATCCCCAGATAGCGTGGCTACACCAGGGAAAAAGCCCAATATGTTCAAGAGTTTGCAACGGTTTATTAAAGCCTTGAATAGTTAG
- a CDS encoding cysteine desulfurase family protein, whose translation MQIYLDYSATTPTRQEAIAAMQAVLTQQWGNPSSLHEWGQRAAMILEQARVQVASLINAPNADTMVFTSGGTEANNLVIMGVARLSLVPQHIIISSVEHSAITEPANLLEKWGWEVTRLGVDSQGRVNPQDLKAALQHNTVLVSVIYGQSEIGTVQPIAELCQIARQHGALFHTDAVQAAGRLPIDVQQLPVDLLSLSSHKLYGAQGAGALYIRPGVELIPLLGGGGQERGLRSGTQALPAIAGFGVAAELAAKELATETPRLIKLRDRLFSLLADVPGLIPTGDLEHRLPHHVSFCLESADGEKLSGKTIVRQLNLAGIGISAGSACHSGKLSPSPILLAMGYPQNAAFGGIRLTLGRDTTAADIDWTAMVLKQVLQRLNSNLSLVQR comes from the coding sequence ATGCAAATATATCTAGATTACAGTGCTACTACTCCCACTCGCCAAGAAGCGATCGCCGCAATGCAAGCCGTACTCACCCAACAATGGGGAAATCCTTCTAGCTTGCATGAGTGGGGACAACGGGCAGCTATGATTTTAGAACAAGCTAGGGTACAAGTAGCTAGTTTAATAAATGCCCCTAATGCCGATACGATGGTGTTTACTTCTGGGGGTACGGAAGCTAATAATTTAGTGATTATGGGTGTGGCGAGGTTGTCCTTAGTTCCCCAACACATCATCATTTCTAGTGTGGAACATTCAGCCATTACTGAACCAGCTAACTTACTAGAAAAGTGGGGTTGGGAAGTCACCCGCTTGGGAGTAGATAGTCAAGGTAGAGTCAACCCCCAAGACTTAAAAGCTGCATTGCAACACAACACAGTTTTAGTATCGGTGATTTACGGACAAAGTGAAATCGGTACAGTCCAACCCATTGCAGAATTATGCCAAATAGCGCGACAACACGGGGCTTTATTCCACACCGATGCAGTACAAGCCGCCGGGCGTTTACCGATAGACGTACAACAATTACCTGTAGATTTACTGAGTTTATCTAGTCATAAGTTATATGGGGCGCAAGGTGCAGGGGCTTTATATATTCGTCCTGGTGTAGAATTGATACCCTTACTCGGTGGTGGGGGACAGGAGAGGGGTTTACGTTCAGGGACACAAGCATTACCCGCCATTGCCGGGTTTGGAGTCGCCGCCGAACTCGCAGCCAAAGAACTAGCCACAGAAACACCACGTTTAATTAAATTACGCGATCGCCTATTTTCTTTATTAGCCGATGTCCCTGGTTTAATTCCCACCGGTGATTTAGAACATCGTTTACCCCACCACGTTAGTTTCTGTCTAGAATCCGCCGACGGTGAAAAACTCAGTGGTAAAACCATAGTCCGCCAACTCAATCTAGCTGGTATTGGCATTAGTGCAGGTTCAGCTTGTCACAGTGGTAAACTTAGTCCCAGTCCCATACTTTTAGCGATGGGTTATCCCCAAAACGCCGCATTTGGAGGAATTCGCCTCACCCTGGGACGCGATACGACAGCAGCCGATATCGATTGGACAGCGATGGTATTAAAACAAGTGTTGCAGAGATTGAATTCAAATTTATCTTTAGTTCAGCGTTAA
- a CDS encoding sodium-dependent bicarbonate transport family permease — translation MDVSLVVSNILNPPVLFFFLGMTAVFVKSDLEIPAPVPKLFSLYLLFAIGFKGGVELIKSGITQDVVLTLAAAMLMACFVPIYSFFILRLKLDTYDAAAIAATYGSISAVTFITASAFLGELGINYDGYMVAALALMESPAIIVGLILVNIFTVDGKREVSWKEVLQEAFLNSSVFLLVGSLLIGVLTGEHGWHVLEPFTQGLFYGVLTFFLLDMGLIAAKRIKDLQKTGFFLISFAILIPILNACIGLLIAKTIGMSQGDALLFAVLCASASYIAVPAAMRMTVPEANPSLYVSTALAVTFPFNIIVGIPLYLYGINLLWR, via the coding sequence ATGGATGTCAGCTTAGTTGTTTCCAACATCCTGAATCCGCCAGTTTTGTTTTTCTTTCTGGGGATGACTGCTGTCTTTGTAAAGTCTGATTTAGAAATTCCCGCACCAGTACCCAAGCTTTTCTCGCTTTATCTGCTATTTGCGATCGGTTTTAAAGGAGGAGTAGAACTGATCAAAAGCGGTATCACTCAAGATGTGGTGTTAACCCTAGCAGCAGCGATGTTAATGGCGTGTTTTGTGCCAATTTACTCCTTTTTCATTCTTAGGCTGAAACTAGATACTTACGATGCGGCGGCGATCGCAGCCACTTACGGTTCTATTAGTGCTGTCACCTTCATCACTGCTAGTGCTTTCTTAGGTGAGCTAGGTATTAATTATGATGGTTACATGGTTGCAGCCTTAGCTTTGATGGAATCCCCAGCAATTATTGTGGGTTTGATTCTTGTGAATATCTTCACCGTTGACGGCAAGCGGGAAGTTTCTTGGAAGGAAGTTTTACAAGAAGCATTTCTTAATAGTTCAGTTTTTCTTTTAGTGGGTAGTCTCCTGATTGGTGTCTTGACTGGAGAACATGGTTGGCACGTATTAGAACCATTTACTCAAGGTTTGTTTTATGGTGTTCTCACCTTCTTTTTGCTAGACATGGGACTCATCGCGGCTAAAAGAATTAAAGACTTGCAAAAAACCGGCTTTTTTCTCATTTCGTTTGCCATACTAATTCCTATACTCAATGCCTGCATTGGGTTGCTAATTGCCAAAACCATCGGGATGTCCCAAGGTGATGCACTCTTGTTTGCTGTGTTATGTGCCAGTGCCTCTTATATTGCTGTACCAGCTGCAATGCGGATGACTGTTCCAGAAGCGAACCCTAGCCTGTACGTTTCTACCGCTCTGGCAGTAACTTTCCCGTTCAATATCATTGTGGGAATTCCGTTATATCTCTACGGAATCAACCTATTATGGAGGTAA
- a CDS encoding P-II family nitrogen regulator, with the protein MHLVKKIEIIANSFELGKILESLDKSGVHGHVVIRNVAGKGLRGTTEDLDMTMLDNVYIMAFCMPEQIKPAIENIRPLLNKFGGTCYVSDVMEIRSVKCVSSL; encoded by the coding sequence ATGCACCTAGTAAAAAAGATAGAAATTATTGCTAACTCCTTTGAGCTAGGCAAAATCTTAGAAAGTTTGGATAAATCAGGTGTACATGGTCACGTTGTTATCCGTAATGTTGCTGGTAAAGGATTACGAGGTACGACGGAAGATTTAGACATGACCATGCTGGATAATGTCTACATCATGGCGTTTTGTATGCCAGAGCAAATCAAGCCTGCAATTGAAAATATTCGACCCCTGCTTAATAAATTTGGGGGTACTTGCTACGTTTCCGATGTAATGGAAATTCGCTCGGTTAAATGCGTGTCATCGTTATAA
- a CDS encoding type II toxin-antitoxin system VapC family toxin encodes MTYLLDTCLISELVAKQPNQKVLDWLDAQAPETLYLSVITIGEIAKGISKIPVSQRKESLTTWLTETLPNRFQDRILGIDAPTMVLWGNFVGQLERNGRILPVMDSLIAAMALHHALSLVTRNEKDFAGTGVVIVNPWSA; translated from the coding sequence ATGACCTACCTTCTCGATACCTGCCTGATTTCCGAACTCGTAGCCAAACAACCAAATCAAAAAGTTTTAGATTGGCTAGATGCCCAAGCACCAGAAACACTTTACCTCAGCGTTATCACAATTGGCGAAATCGCTAAAGGTATCAGTAAAATTCCTGTGTCTCAACGAAAAGAATCGCTAACAACTTGGCTAACTGAAACTCTACCTAATCGCTTTCAAGACAGAATATTAGGCATAGATGCCCCAACAATGGTTTTGTGGGGAAACTTCGTTGGACAACTAGAACGGAATGGGCGGATTCTACCCGTTATGGATTCTCTCATTGCAGCGATGGCACTTCATCACGCTCTGTCACTTGTTACCCGCAATGAAAAAGATTTTGCTGGAACAGGGGTTGTTATTGTTAATCCTTGGTCTGCTTAG
- a CDS encoding S1 RNA-binding domain-containing protein: MKNQVSLSSFQPGQIILGKIIKLEPTGIIVDFDADQPAYITLQELSFSKIQSPEEAVQLNEIREFLIVRNYDGKNDIFFSHCTPALLNKLLGDRLMLNPNHCTHVSNAITCEYRWAMRKK, encoded by the coding sequence ATGAAGAACCAGGTAAGTTTAAGCAGTTTCCAACCTGGCCAAATAATTTTGGGAAAAATTATTAAGCTAGAACCCACAGGGATTATAGTTGATTTTGATGCTGATCAACCGGCTTACATCACACTACAAGAATTATCATTTTCTAAGATTCAAAGTCCAGAAGAGGCTGTGCAACTGAATGAAATTCGAGAGTTTTTGATTGTCAGAAATTATGATGGTAAGAATGACATATTTTTTTCACACTGTACTCCAGCGTTATTAAATAAGTTATTAGGCGATCGCCTGATGTTGAATCCAAATCATTGCACTCATGTGAGCAATGCGATCACTTGTGAATACAGATGGGCAATGCGGAAAAAGTAA
- a CDS encoding MotA/TolQ/ExbB proton channel family protein: MDIVTLFKEGGPAMWPLLALSILSLSVIFERLWFWLRILTQEKEIVERVLDAAQDNWELAADIAQRSTDQPIGRFLYAPLRLQKIDAETFRLALESTAEDELAGMRRGDKVLEAVITLSPLLGLLGTVLGLIDTLKAINIGDIATGGGAAATRGIGASLISTAAGLIVAIASLVFYRLFQGFVVNQVKVFHKAGNELELLYRQFPPNPSNTTSVVVSDTKRDSYSSSSKPNLSKLSQPPEPSDQS, from the coding sequence GTGGATATTGTAACCTTGTTCAAAGAAGGCGGGCCAGCCATGTGGCCTTTACTGGCTCTGTCGATTTTATCTTTGAGTGTAATTTTTGAAAGACTGTGGTTTTGGTTGCGAATTTTAACACAAGAAAAAGAAATAGTTGAACGTGTATTAGATGCAGCCCAAGATAATTGGGAATTAGCAGCAGATATTGCTCAAAGATCAACAGATCAACCCATTGGGCGATTTCTTTATGCTCCTTTACGTTTACAAAAAATTGATGCTGAAACTTTTCGGTTAGCACTAGAATCTACTGCCGAAGATGAATTAGCAGGGATGCGGCGTGGAGACAAGGTATTGGAAGCGGTGATTACCCTTTCCCCGCTTTTGGGGCTATTGGGTACAGTTCTCGGATTAATCGATACTTTAAAGGCAATTAACATCGGTGATATCGCTACAGGTGGAGGTGCAGCAGCCACAAGAGGTATCGGCGCGTCCTTAATTAGTACAGCTGCGGGATTGATAGTTGCGATCGCTAGTTTGGTATTTTACAGATTATTTCAAGGCTTTGTCGTTAATCAAGTCAAGGTTTTTCATAAAGCCGGTAATGAATTGGAATTGCTCTATCGTCAATTTCCACCTAATCCTAGCAACACTACATCAGTAGTAGTATCAGACACAAAACGGGATAGTTACTCATCATCCAGTAAACCCAACCTCAGCAAATTATCTCAACCCCCAGAACCGTCAGACCAAAGTTAA
- a CDS encoding carbonic anhydrase: MERRDFLKLGVTGTLGMMVTAGDLLGQVKQAQAASPPASESLSADVALQKLLEGNRRFVERKPQYPDQYPTRLQELASAQHPFATILSCADSRVPPEMIFDQGLGDIFDVRVAGNISTPETLGSIEYAVAFLGTPLLMVMGHERCGAVTAAVRNESVPGDISSFIKAIKPAVARVKKKPGDAVENAVVANVQYQIERLKRSKVLSAQIKSGKLKVVGGRYDLDTGSVTIIA; the protein is encoded by the coding sequence ATGGAACGCCGTGACTTTTTGAAATTGGGTGTCACGGGAACATTGGGAATGATGGTAACTGCTGGTGATTTACTGGGGCAAGTCAAACAGGCTCAAGCTGCTAGTCCACCTGCTTCAGAATCTTTGAGTGCTGACGTGGCTTTGCAAAAGCTACTTGAAGGCAACCGAAGATTTGTAGAACGTAAACCCCAATACCCCGATCAGTATCCGACGCGATTGCAAGAATTAGCTTCAGCCCAACATCCATTTGCAACCATCTTAAGTTGTGCTGATTCACGAGTACCACCAGAGATGATTTTTGATCAAGGTCTAGGTGATATTTTTGATGTGCGGGTGGCTGGCAATATCTCCACACCTGAAACACTCGGCAGTATTGAATATGCTGTGGCTTTTTTAGGCACACCATTACTAATGGTAATGGGTCATGAGAGATGCGGCGCAGTTACCGCAGCCGTACGTAATGAATCAGTACCAGGTGATATTAGTAGCTTTATTAAAGCCATCAAACCAGCAGTAGCAAGAGTTAAGAAAAAGCCTGGTGATGCGGTTGAAAATGCCGTAGTGGCAAATGTGCAGTATCAAATCGAACGTTTAAAGCGATCAAAAGTCTTAAGCGCACAGATCAAATCAGGCAAATTAAAAGTTGTTGGGGGTCGTTACGATTTGGATACAGGCAGTGTGACTATTATTGCTTAA
- a CDS encoding phage holin family protein has product MNEIVTLLIVWVVTSISLLIISKLPLGVEVDTPQKAVISAAVLGIVTAIVRPILRLIFAVPDILTFNLLSGVFTFMIAVVCFSIAAWLVEGFRLRFGIWSAVLGAFALTLINSLIYKILGIF; this is encoded by the coding sequence ATGAATGAGATTGTGACGCTGTTAATTGTTTGGGTGGTGACATCTATCAGCTTGTTGATTATCAGTAAGTTGCCTTTGGGCGTTGAAGTTGATACTCCACAAAAAGCAGTTATTTCGGCAGCTGTTTTAGGTATTGTGACAGCGATAGTCAGACCTATTTTACGTTTGATATTTGCTGTACCCGATATACTCACATTTAATCTGTTATCGGGTGTGTTCACGTTTATGATTGCCGTTGTTTGCTTTAGTATTGCTGCTTGGTTAGTAGAGGGTTTTCGCCTGCGCTTCGGTATTTGGAGTGCTGTTTTAGGGGCGTTTGCACTCACTTTAATCAACAGCTTGATTTACAAGATTTTAGGTATTTTTTAG
- the psb29 gene encoding photosystem II biogenesis protein Psp29, whose translation MELFRTVSDTKRTFYALHTRPINTIYRRVVEELMVEMHLLSVNVDFTYNPVYALGVVTTFDRFMEGYKPERDKESIFNAICQAVEQESQRYKNDAERLKSVAQSLPINDLVAWLSQTQPLQQDGELQAQLQAIANNPNFKYSRLFAIGLFSLLEVSDPELVKDEKQRTEALKAIAEGLHLSYDKLSKDLDLYRSNLDKIAQALIVMADMLSADRKKREQRQQQSNTPVAPPAANE comes from the coding sequence ATGGAATTATTTCGTACTGTCTCTGATACAAAGCGAACTTTCTACGCTCTGCATACTCGACCGATTAACACAATATATCGTCGGGTAGTAGAAGAATTGATGGTAGAAATGCACCTGCTATCAGTAAATGTAGATTTTACCTACAATCCCGTTTATGCCTTGGGCGTTGTCACTACTTTTGACCGCTTCATGGAAGGCTACAAACCCGAACGAGATAAGGAATCGATTTTTAATGCTATATGTCAGGCTGTAGAACAAGAATCACAACGCTATAAAAATGATGCTGAAAGGCTCAAATCTGTAGCGCAAAGCTTACCAATTAATGATTTGGTGGCGTGGTTGAGTCAAACTCAACCATTACAGCAAGATGGTGAATTACAAGCACAATTACAAGCGATCGCCAACAATCCTAACTTTAAATACAGTCGGTTGTTTGCGATCGGTTTGTTTTCTCTGCTAGAAGTGTCTGATCCTGAACTAGTCAAAGACGAAAAACAACGCACAGAAGCACTCAAAGCCATTGCGGAAGGCTTGCATTTGTCCTATGACAAACTGAGTAAGGATTTAGACTTATATCGTTCTAATTTAGACAAAATCGCCCAAGCACTAATCGTGATGGCTGATATGTTATCCGCCGATCGCAAAAAGCGCGAGCAACGTCAACAACAATCAAATACCCCAGTTGCTCCTCCTGCTGCTAATGAGTAA
- a CDS encoding YkvA family protein codes for MNFSIQSLYNWYRGLLRNPKFRWWAILGTIVYILSPIDIAPDFIPGLGQVDDVLLLTILVTEVSGLVIEGWKARKGETTASTDSTASTDSTSPGNTVDVDAVSVK; via the coding sequence ATGAACTTCTCAATCCAATCTTTGTATAATTGGTATCGCGGTCTGCTACGTAATCCTAAATTTCGCTGGTGGGCGATTTTAGGTACGATTGTTTATATTCTCAGCCCAATTGATATTGCACCGGATTTTATCCCTGGTTTGGGTCAAGTAGATGACGTTTTGCTTTTGACCATATTAGTAACTGAGGTATCTGGTTTAGTGATTGAAGGCTGGAAAGCTCGTAAGGGTGAAACTACCGCCTCAACAGATTCTACCGCCTCAACAGATTCTACCTCTCCTGGCAACACTGTTGACGTTGATGCTGTGTCTGTTAAATGA
- a CDS encoding DUF655 domain-containing protein: MLLKLQKSLVLFLLLAIAGCQKVQSQNTRLPALPQDPFVQVYFNQSESSEYREPYRQQTRLGDNLEQQIIEIISQAKSTIDIAVQELRLPGIAKALSDKQKAGIQVRVILENNYSRPWSSFTDAEVKKLPPREKDRYQEYFKFVDQNQDNQLSPEEINQRDALIILKAANIPVIDDRADGSAGSNLMHHKFVIVDNRMVIITSANFTLSDTFGDFTNPSSLGNPNNFLQIDSRELANLFTEEFNLMWGDGVGGKPDSKFGVNKPVRPPKTITLGDNKITVNFSPTSPTKPWSNTSNGLIGETLNSSTQSVDMALFVFSEQRLANILEIRHQQNVAIRALIDKQFAYRPYSEALDMMGVALSNKCKYELDNKPWQNPLTTVGVPILPKGDLLHHKFAVVDQKTVITGSHNWSDAANKANDETLIIIENPNIAAHYVREFNRLYTKAKVGVPENIQAKIQAEQKQCPQISAPNSAEKIIKPININTASLEELSTLPGVGKKLAQKIITARQQQKFTSLQDLEKIPGISERMIANWQGYIEL, encoded by the coding sequence ATTTTACTGAAATTGCAGAAATCTTTAGTCTTATTTTTACTGTTGGCGATCGCAGGTTGTCAAAAAGTCCAATCCCAAAATACGCGCCTTCCTGCTTTGCCACAAGACCCCTTTGTGCAAGTTTACTTTAATCAGTCTGAGTCTAGTGAATATCGAGAACCTTACCGCCAGCAAACTCGACTAGGAGATAATTTAGAACAGCAAATTATTGAGATAATTTCTCAAGCTAAATCTACTATAGATATTGCAGTCCAAGAATTACGTTTACCAGGAATTGCCAAGGCTTTAAGTGATAAACAAAAAGCAGGTATTCAAGTTAGAGTTATCTTAGAAAATAACTACAGTCGTCCTTGGAGTAGTTTTACAGATGCGGAAGTGAAGAAATTACCACCAAGAGAAAAAGATAGATATCAAGAATATTTTAAATTTGTAGACCAAAATCAAGATAATCAACTCAGCCCAGAGGAAATTAACCAAAGGGATGCGTTAATCATTTTAAAAGCTGCTAACATCCCCGTCATTGATGATCGAGCGGATGGTTCAGCAGGTAGTAATTTGATGCACCATAAGTTTGTCATTGTAGACAATCGAATGGTGATTATTACTTCCGCTAATTTTACCTTAAGTGACACTTTTGGTGACTTTACTAATCCTAGCAGTTTAGGAAATCCTAATAACTTTTTACAAATTGATAGTCGAGAGTTAGCCAATTTATTCACAGAAGAATTTAATCTGATGTGGGGTGATGGTGTTGGTGGTAAACCAGATAGTAAATTTGGCGTAAATAAACCTGTGCGTCCTCCAAAAACGATTACATTAGGTGATAACAAAATTACTGTAAATTTTTCACCTACATCACCTACCAAACCTTGGAGTAATACTAGTAATGGACTCATTGGTGAAACTTTAAATTCGTCTACTCAATCTGTAGATATGGCTTTGTTTGTGTTTTCTGAACAGCGACTTGCCAATATTTTAGAAATTCGTCATCAGCAAAATGTAGCTATTCGCGCCCTGATTGACAAGCAATTCGCCTATCGTCCGTATAGCGAAGCCTTAGACATGATGGGCGTAGCTTTAAGTAATAAATGTAAATATGAGTTGGATAATAAACCTTGGCAAAATCCTCTCACTACCGTCGGTGTTCCCATATTACCCAAAGGTGATTTATTGCATCATAAATTTGCAGTGGTTGACCAAAAAACGGTAATCACAGGTTCTCATAATTGGTCAGATGCGGCGAATAAAGCTAATGATGAGACTTTAATTATTATTGAGAATCCGAATATCGCTGCTCATTATGTGCGTGAATTTAATCGGCTTTACACTAAGGCGAAAGTTGGCGTACCAGAAAATATTCAAGCTAAGATTCAAGCCGAACAAAAGCAATGTCCGCAAATCTCTGCTCCTAATAGCGCAGAGAAAATTATTAAACCCATTAATATTAATACAGCGAGTCTAGAAGAATTATCAACTTTGCCAGGGGTCGGCAAGAAATTAGCCCAGAAAATTATCACAGCCCGTCAACAACAGAAATTCACTTCTTTACAAGATTTAGAAAAAATTCCAGGTATCAGTGAGAGAATGATAGCTAATTGGCAAGGTTATATCGAATTGTAG